TGATGTACCACACACATAATACCAAGTAGTGGGCTACACAGAAATGTGTATTATAGGAATCAGAATGGAACACTtcaccaaagaaaaaaacatcacaAGTCTTGGTACACTTACTCTGTTTGATTTCTTGGTCGTCTGATTCTCTGATCTGTACTGTGCGAGGAATCGTGGTGGATATAGTCTTGTTTGGGAGTCCAGAGGATGGTGTTGCTGGAGGTGGTTTCTTCAAGGCTGATTTACCTATAAAGACAGAATTATGAGTTCTTCTTTGCAAATATAAGCTTAACTTTACCATATCCTCATCAGACATCTACATCCTCTGTAGGCATATCAATTAGGTGAACCTGTATCAAAATTCTCCTATAAGAAAAAAAGCATCTTTGAGGAAAATTTCTTTATGATACACTCCAGTgtaacttgttttgtttttccttgACTTCTCATTGACATAAAAATATAGGACACTGTACTTAGTTTAGCATACAATGCCTTGAACGGAAGATGACAACAGTACATAAAGTTTGGTCGGTCTGCTTCAAACAGGAGTGGAATTTGGTCAGGAAATCGCTATAATACAGTCAAGCTGTATTATATCTCCTATCTGACCCTGTTTGCCACTCCCAATGACTTACCTGGCGAGATCCTGCCAGCTCCTAGTGATACTCCTCCAGGTGTGCCTCTCATCCCAGGAGACTGCCGGCCACGAGATGATGACGGTCGGGCATCCCTAGAGGGTGTGGCTCTCTCACTCTTGATATCCTCACTGTAGGAATCCTCTCTAGGTGTGGGCTCCGGCTCAGATTCCTCCTGTATGGACTGAGACTTGAGGTCTGTCATTCGCAATGGGGAACCATTTCTAGTGTAGATGTCTGAAGGTAAATCAATATCTTCAGGTCAAAAAAATCTTTAGAAAACAAATGCTTGGAATCCgaataaacaataagatatACAAATGTGTGCTTACCATTAGATCGGCCAACACCATTGGACTGGGTAAAACCATAACTAGATCGTACAGCCTGTCTGCCTGTATCTCTGGTTGGTTCGTCATAATCTGGAACTTCTCCCATGCTGCGCTGTGTCTGCATAACacgaattacctccccttgactTCTCTGAACTGATGCTCCATTCATGTATACCTCACCAGTACTTAGCCCTGTGTGGTTGAGGAGGTCATACACCTGTTGGGAGCTCATGTCATACTGACCAGCAGCTGGGACACTGGCTGGTGTCTGTTCGTGGGGATGTCGCTGTAGCCGTGACAACAGGAGCAACATTGGATCCTTCTCTGGTTCAACCTGACCTTTGTACTGAAACTCTCCCTCACTGGCCTGGAGGTCCGTCATGTCTTCCTGATACAGAGAAGGACAAATATACAGCGGGGGTGAACACAGAACATATAGACAGGAACTTGGGGAGATGATAGTGAGGGATAACATAGGAAAGAATAGGGATAATAGAATAAATGTTAGAATAGAAACAGAGAGGAATATACAGCGAAAAACCCATTATAAACGGAAACAAAGAGAGATACAGAAGGCTAGGAGACACAGACATGAAGGAAAGTCATTAATTCAGGAGATACACACAAGTGGTGTAGAAATTCAAAGATCTGATAACACAATCGGAGGGGATTTGcctgtatgatataataatcataatgtCAAACTAATATCAATCCATAATCAGGATCTCCCACTATGACAGTATATGATGatgtaaacaatatttactggTCCTACCTCTAGTTCATCTGTGTCCCGGTATGTACTGGCCATACTGTCTCCAGTCTGTCTAGCCTGCATGGCCATCCTCTTCATAGCAGCTGTGGAATACCAAACAAGGTAATATCACAAGTGACGATATTGTATTCACGACTTGTGAACAGATTTTGTCAACTTAAAtctatttcttcttttttataaatactCAAATAAACTATGCCTACAGTACATTTAAATtacttttataattttaatacaaCCCTAACATTTTAAACAACAACTTTAAGAGATCAATACATCTGCATCATAAGTGAAATTTATGTATTTACATAGTATGTTATAGGATAATCATCTACCGTACAGCTAGAATTGGGTTTGGGTTTTACCTTCATCCAGGTTAAAGTCGGCCATCTCTCCCTCAGACTTGGACAGTAGCCACTGCCCCTCGGACACACTCATGTTGTAGGTATCCGACACAGATGACATGATGGATGTTGTGTCCGTTTCGGAAGGACTGGGACTGGGCGAGTGTCTCCGAACTGGCGActttggtggtggtggtgtcgGAACCTGGTTTACAGGATAGGGCTGGCTTTCATCCATAGGGGCCACAGACAGGGCACTGAGAGGTACACAAAGGAGAAATATAGAGATACCAAGTACATAATACATTTCCCTGTTCTTCCTTCTGATAATCACACTTCGAGGCAACGTTCTGTTTGGGTCTGTTAATCAGTGAATGGTTTTATAAGACTTCTTTTTTCACAGAGGCcaatttcatgtttaaaatgcAACTGATGTTATACAATTACATCGTGAATTTATTGGTTTCAGataatatgtttaaaacaacTATTTTTAGGATAAAACAGTCAGAAGTTTTTGGTTACTCCTTTTGTTCAGCTTCGCTTTCTGCTTTAACATATACAACAGAAGTGTTCCATTTTGGGTATTCTGACATGTTTTACATTCATTCTCTAGTAGACTGATACTTACTAAGGTTTATGCTGGGTGGCTCCATCATCCATATAGTCATCTCGGAAATCTGGGTTTTCCTCGGGAAGGGGAGACTCCGGATCACCCCAGGGCTGGGGGCTCGCTACAATGTCCACCTTCTCCTCCTGTACAGGGGGAGGGACAGGATCAGGGACTGGGGGTTCTGATACGGCCACAGGTACCTGGAGCACAAAATGATCCGGTATCTGAAATCACTCCTGTTTTACTGGGGGGCATAGCTGTGTGTGGTCAGAGCAGTGTAACAGTACATTACCCGTTGGACTGGCTATTTGTTGGCAGTAGGACCAGCTAGGTCACAACAAAAACGTAACTACTGGACTTGATGTGTATGGTGTGTGGACAAGAGAAGACATTTACTGTGttgagtgtgtgtgtggtgtgtctATGTAACAATGAAGTACATTACCTGTAGAACGGGCTGTACTGGGGGTCTGCGTGGGGAAGGTTGAGGTGGGGACAGAGGTCGTTCTTCCTCCTTCTCCTCCTGGGGCAGCTCCGGAATTGGTGTAGAAATGGGCGTTTCCACATCATGTATAGCCTGTCTGGGCTCCCCTCCAATAGGTACTAGCTTGTCTGTAACATAACAAGTTACTTCCCTATAGATACTTCTGACAGAAATTGTaagaatgttattttttgttatgaCTTACTTAGCAATTAACAActgaaaaatattcattcttttTCAACTAAGCTTGTTTCTGAACATCCATGTTATACATAATAACTCCATCCATATCCTGCTTACCTCTCAGTGCCCGGATTTCTTCACTGATATCCAAGGACTCCGAGATCTCCTCTGGCTCTGACTCCTGTGGTGCAACACGTGTCTCCTGGACAAACTTTGATGGAACCGCTACCGGTGGGGAGTTGGGAGGGGTGACTGGTGGTGACAGGACTCGTACTGGAGAGGAGATAGGACTCGCCTTGGGTGTGGGTTCTGGGGTCGGCAGCATCCCTACATACTCATCCTGGGGGTGGATAATCACTTTACAATATGATCAGACTGATAATTTCACTGTTAATCAcccaaattatcacaatgaacaGGTATATGATATCAGAATTACAGTCAGACCTTGTTGTCTTGATGTCAGTGGGGCTTCAGAAACCTGCCAGATATCGCGAGAACATGTGTTCCAGGTAACCAAGTATTCCCCATTATCTTATATAGAATTTTTTCTCTCAGAACTCAATTATTTGGTCAAATTAAGCTGGGTCTTTGAATCATAAGGGTTTGAGATAACAAAGTTTCACTGTAATAGTTTTTTCtcttgtatttgttttgtgaCAAATGTGTTGCTTTCCATTGTTACAGATATCACAGCTAATGTCCAGTGCATCTGGTCACTTGTTGAAGCTCAATTTGTTCAAGACCTATGTAATCAGAATTGATTTAAGGCCCTGTTAATTTACACTGTATCTTCTAACACAGAGAAACAACCTGTGACAACTAAAGAAAAACAACACAACCTTAAAAAGATGGATTCTAAGAAGATCCCATATAACTGTTCTCATGAGTCAAAATTCTCTccttttatcaatttttaaagtatatgtatgaaatattttgctttGTGATgagtttttaatgtttaaatttgcATCTCGTTCTACCCTTTCCTACAATGTACCTCAGGGGTGATTCCTGTTGCTACTCTCCCTGTATCCTGCCCTCTCATTGAGGCCCCCAGTTTGACCTCAGTTCTCCCCTCTGTTGCCTGTTTCTGTACACTCGTCTCATCATCTGGCCGCTGACCAAGTAGAGTAGTGACTTTCTCCAGCAGGACCTCTTTGACAAGAGCATCTACCAAGCGGCTATCCACAGGTTGACCCATATCCACAAACATCTGAAGGCCGTCACGACCAATAGCATCCATCACTGTAATGCAAGGCAATTAATCACAGAATGGTACAACACTGTCTTAGTAACAATTAAACTTaaaagagttatgtcccttggcTTCAGTATCAACAATTTACACTTAAAGAATGATGGCTCTTATATGTCTCTTGTGTAATTTAGTGTTACTGGTAATATCTTCAATTACAAATAACTACAACTGTAAAGCAGGATTGCTGCTGACAATATTAACCACAATATACTACAGCATGGGCTAATGCTTAGTTGTATACCCTGGATTGAACAGTATAGAAtatcacattttgttttatttagtttGAATGATGCGTGTATTTATAAATACCATAATTTTTTAGGCCTGATGACAGCTGAAGTAACTTACTGAACATGGACTGTTCCCGGTCGTCAGCCACACTATCCTCTGATTCCTCGTACACCACATGTTCCATCTCCCGGGGCTTCTCTGGTTTCAGAGGGTATAACTCTGATATGATGTGGGCCATTATCTCATGTTCTATCCTGTTACAGAAACATCCAGTCACACTTTAACACTAGACTTATATTACAACCTGGACCTCATGTGTATTCTAAGGAACAATCTAAACATTTACAGATTTGACTTCCgtaaccttgaaagtaggtcctGATTAATTTGCTTGAACAAAATTGATATTCCTCCTTTTGAAAGGAAATTCTTATGCTAAACTGACAAAAGACAGATGGATGACAGACAAAGTAtaagattttatcaatttaCCCTAGAAGAGGATGatctaatatatttatatatatttaacttcCATCTGTCTACGTATGCAATATCAATTCTaaagattttttgtttgttttcagggtaaactagaacactgacacgtcagaaagggccccgctatgtgtctgacccttcagggtaaatgtaataattattgtcagtgttttcatgctaatgttaaaatccaatatggccgcctaacagccattttgaatccgatttgcatgaaatactacacatctgatctaggatgcatgaggaatcatcagttccaatttgatacaaatccttcatctccttcaatcatttttgtgcagaagaaaaaaaacggacagacggacagacggacagacggacaacctgattactatagtGCACCTGCATCtctcgatgcggggccctaatgATTCTATTGAAAGTTCTGATTACAGAAATAATATATTTGCCAAAGACTTAAGGATCATAGTAATATTAGGTCAATACATGTCGTATTTTAAAGTGACAATAACTGTCTTACAAAAACATTATCACTATAAGGTGCCTGTTTAGCAGTGATCAGCCATGTCCCAGTAACTAGTATTACCATTCTGACGCTTTGTTCTCCAAAAGGTCCCTACGCCTGATGTCAGCAGCTATGAGGTCTGAGGCCTGGGCTAGTTTGTCTGCCCCAGATACCATTGGTGGGAAGGCAGGTATCTCCACTGGTGTTGGCGGCGGGGACGGGGCACAGTATCCTGGCAGGGTGAGGCCAGGCGCCGTCTCTGGGGACAGGTCTTCAGAGAGGTCATCCAAGGTTGCCTTGACAGAGAAAGGAACAACAGTCAGCAAATGACAGAAAACTGagaaaatgatttttaattgatacTGTAATACAGCAGACAACCAATCTAGGGTCAATCAAGGTCATACAAATAAAAAGGTAAACAGTAGATATTCTGGAATAGTTAGGATTGGATTTCAAGACAAAGCAATAACATACCAGGTAGTCATATTTTACTGATCAAAATATCTCAAAAGTGTAAGCTTTCGATCGTTTGTATTTTCCAATTTACTACACATATCAATAAAAACTATATTACTTATTGGTAACATGTGTTGGTGATATCGAGAGAGATACTAGGTACTATATGTACTATATTCTGGTGCTTTACACTATTAAATATCAACTGTCAGTAATACAGTATCTCACGATCCCTGTCATCAGCAGTTGTTCTATATGCTATGTGTAGCCATACTTGGTTACtccagaccttgtcagaactgTTCTATATTCTATGTGTAGCCATACCTGAAGTCtccagaccttgtcagaactgTTCTATATTCTATGTGTAGCCATACCTGGTTACtccagaccttgtcagaactgTTCTGTATTCTATGTGTAGCCATACCCGATATCtccagaccttgtcagaactgTTCCGTATTCTATGTGTAGCCATACCTGGTTTCtccagaccttgtcagaactgTTCTATATTCTATGTGTAGCCATACCTGGTTACtccagaccttgtcagaactgTTCTATATTCTATGTGTAGCCATACCTGGTTACtccagaccttgtcagaactgTCCTGTATTCTATGTGTAGCCATACCTGGTTACtccagaccttgtcagaactgTTCTATATTCTATGTGTAGCCATACCTGGTTACTCCACCAGACCTTGTCTGAACTGTCCTGTATTCTATGTGTAGCCATACCTGGTTACTCCACCAGACCTTGTCTGAACTGTCCTGTATTCTATGTGTAGCCATACCTGGTTTCtccagaccttgtcagaactgTTCTGTATTCTATGTGTAGCCATACCTGGTTACtccagaccttgtcagaactgTCCTATATTCTATGTGTAGCCTTACCTGGTTTCTCCAGACTTTGTCAGAACTGTTCTATATTCTATGTGTAGCCTTACCTGATGTCtccagaccttgtcagaactgTTCTGTATTCTATGTGTAGCCATACCTGGTTACtccagaccttgtcagaactgTTCTATATTCTATGTGTAGCCTTACCTGGTTACtccagaccttgtcagaactgTTCTATATTCTATGTGTAGCCTTACCTGATGTCTCCACACCTTGTCAGAACTGTTCTGTATTCTATGTGTAGCCTTACCTGGTTACtccagaccttgtcagaactgTTCTATATTCTATGTGTAGCCATACCTGGTTACtccagaccttgtcagaactgTTCTATATTCTATGTGTAGCCATACCTGGTTACtccagaccttgtcagaactgTTCTGTATTCTATGTGTAGCCATACCTGGTTACTCCGGACCTTGTCAGAACTGTTCTGTATTCTATGCGTAGCCATACCTGGTTACtccagaccttgtcagaactgTTCTGTATTCTATGCGTAGCCATACCTGGTTACtccagaccttgtcagaactgTTCTATATTCTATGTGTAGCCATACCTGGTTACtccagaccttgtcagaactgTTCTATATTCTATGTGTAGCCATACCTGGTTTCtccagaccttgtcagaactgTTCTATATTCTATGTGTAGCCATACCTGGTTTCTCCAGACCTTGTCAGAATTGTCCTATATTCTATGTGTAGCCATACCTGAAGTCtccagaccttgtcagaactgTTCTATATTCTATGTGTAGCCATACCTGGTTACtccagaccttgtcagaactgTCCTATATTCTATGTGTAGCCATACCTGGTTTCTCCAGTCCCTGAGTGTGTCCCCGTCCTGTTGGTCCTCATGGAAAGTCACCTCATAGTGGGTTTTAGCAGGTGATTTGAGGTGGACATGTCCGGTCCTACTCCTTACCACTGACTCCTCAGACAGATCGGTATCAATGTCCACTGGTGGCAGTATCTAATGTTAAAAGGAACATCAGTGAAGTTTC
This DNA window, taken from Pecten maximus chromosome 3, xPecMax1.1, whole genome shotgun sequence, encodes the following:
- the LOC117324264 gene encoding TALPID3 protein-like isoform X3, translating into MAVPLGGPRMEGGLTALAPTADPVTSGPVTSTPMSRPQVTASHNVALVSVPSGEEEEQISPQPELAKQILPPVDIDTDLSEESVVRSRTGHVHLKSPAKTHYEVTFHEDQQDGDTLRDWRNQATLDDLSEDLSPETAPGLTLPGYCAPSPPPTPVEIPAFPPMVSGADKLAQASDLIAADIRRRDLLENKASEWIEHEIMAHIISELYPLKPEKPREMEHVVYEESEDSVADDREQSMFMMDAIGRDGLQMFVDMGQPVDSRLVDALVKEVLLEKVTTLLGQRPDDETSVQKQATEGRTEVKLGASMRGQDTGRVATGITPEDEYVGMLPTPEPTPKASPISSPVRVLSPPVTPPNSPPVAVPSKFVQETRVAPQESEPEEISESLDISEEIRALRDKLVPIGGEPRQAIHDVETPISTPIPELPQEEKEEERPLSPPQPSPRRPPVQPVLQVPVAVSEPPVPDPVPPPVQEEKVDIVASPQPWGDPESPLPEENPDFRDDYMDDGATQHKPYALSVAPMDESQPYPVNQVPTPPPPKSPVRRHSPSPSPSETDTTSIMSSVSDTYNMSVSEGQWLLSKSEGEMADFNLDEAAMKRMAMQARQTGDSMASTYRDTDELEEDMTDLQASEGEFQYKGQVEPEKDPMLLLLSRLQRHPHEQTPASVPAAGQYDMSSQQVYDLLNHTGLSTGEVYMNGASVQRSQGEVIRVMQTQRSMGEVPDYDEPTRDTGRQAVRSSYGFTQSNGVGRSNDIYTRNGSPLRMTDLKSQSIQEESEPEPTPREDSYSEDIKSERATPSRDARPSSSRGRQSPGMRGTPGGVSLGAGRISPGKSALKKPPPATPSSGLPNKTISTTIPRTVQIRESDDQEIKQSLDGGATMSDQGTRTFTPDQMNMDELIKSGYLTQSRSGEFGQSGGMSQSFSQSGRLSQSYDQSSAMSQSLGKNGTRDSTDSYVTRQINKGKSLGLTYSMEESLAATDSLDESELRQLATTGTLKMSVRMPALGDMEDDSEKQSEFEMTDTL
- the LOC117324264 gene encoding TALPID3 protein-like isoform X1, which codes for MAVPLGGPRMEGGLTALAPTADPVTSGPVTSTPMSRPQVTASHNVALVSVPSGEEEEQISPQPELAKQILPPVDIDTDLSEESVVRSRTGHVHLKSPAKTHYEVTFHEDQQDGDTLRDWRNQATLDDLSEDLSPETAPGLTLPGYCAPSPPPTPVEIPAFPPMVSGADKLAQASDLIAADIRRRDLLENKASEWIEHEIMAHIISELYPLKPEKPREMEHVVYEESEDSVADDREQSMFMMDAIGRDGLQMFVDMGQPVDSRLVDALVKEVLLEKVTTLLGQRPDDETSVQKQATEGRTEVKLGASMRGQDTGRVATGITPEDEYVGMLPTPEPTPKASPISSPVRVLSPPVTPPNSPPVAVPSKFVQETRVAPQESEPEEISESLDISEEIRALRDKLVPIGGEPRQAIHDVETPISTPIPELPQEEKEEERPLSPPQPSPRRPPVQPVLQVPVAVSEPPVPDPVPPPVQEEKVDIVASPQPWGDPESPLPEENPDFRDDYMDDGATQHKPYALSVAPMDESQPYPVNQVPTPPPPKSPVRRHSPSPSPSETDTTSIMSSVSDTYNMSVSEGQWLLSKSEGEMADFNLDEAAMKRMAMQARQTGDSMASTYRDTDELEEDMTDLQASEGEFQYKGQVEPEKDPMLLLLSRLQRHPHEQTPASVPAAGQYDMSSQQVYDLLNHTGLSTGEVYMNGASVQRSQGEVIRVMQTQRSMGEVPDYDEPTRDTGRQAVRSSYGFTQSNGVGRSNDIYTRNGSPLRMTDLKSQSIQEESEPEPTPREDSYSEDIKSERATPSRDARPSSSRGRQSPGMRGTPGGVSLGAGRISPGKSALKKPPPATPSSGLPNKTISTTIPRTVQIRESDDQEIKQSLDGGATMEYCVYIYGIVYRFGWRGYNGILCLYLWYSVQVWMEGLQWNIVFISMVLCTGLDGGSTMEYCVYIRGIVYRFGWRDYNGILCLYLWYCVQVWMEGLPWTIVFISVVLCTGLDGGATMEYCVYIWYCVQVWMEGLQWNTVFISGIVYRFGWRGYNGYCVYIWYCVQVWMEGLQWNIVFITVVLCTGLDGGATMEYCVYNCGIVYRFGWRGYNGTLCLYLWYCVQIWMEGLQWNIVFISVVLCTGLDGGVTM